The DNA segment TTCTTATTATCGAGCCGAGATTCTGAGGGTCGGTTATTTCGTCCAAAATTAGATAAAACGGTTTGCCTGTATTTTGTTCGGATTTATTTAATAAATTTTCATAATCCGATTCGGTATATTCGGCAACGGCGGCTATGCCCTTTATGAAAGCTTCCTTGCCGAACTCTTGCAGAAAAGAGGCATCTTTTTTTGAATAAATATTTATATTTTTATCTTTTGCGATATTAATAAAGCTTTTATCCGCTATGCCGCTTTTGTATTTTTTTTCAGTTATATAAACGCTGCCGCCTTTTTTAATACTGCCCGAAAGAATTGCTTCCCTGACCGTATTTACGCCGTAAACTATTAATTTCATATTTTTTGCGTCTTGACGTTGTTTTTTATATCGGCATAAATTTTATCGAAAGCATAGGCGGGATCCGCAGCTCCGGTTATTTCTCTGCCTATTACTATATAATCGGCTCCGGCGTTAAAAGCCTCGGAAGGCGTCATTACTCTTTTCTGGTCGTCTTTGGAATTATTAGCGCAGTTCGTTATTTTATTACCGCTTCCGGTTTTCGTTCTTATGCCGGGCGTTAAGGTTTTGAAATCGTTCCCGAACGTTTTTTTTATATTTGACGATTCGTGACCGGAACACACTACGCCGTCCAGTTTTGAAATTTTAGCCAGCATGGCTAAATGAATTGCTAAAGCGGAAGATGCGCTGTTTTTGCTAACTCTGCATTCATTGCCTTTTCCTTGCATAACTTCTTCATAATCCTTATTATAATCGTAAAAAATCCGATTTATATCGCCGTCCGAAAGGCTGGTCAAAACCGTAACCGCTATAATATCTATATGCCTGCCTGCATCTTCCGATGCTTCGTCTGCCGCTTTTTTTGCGGCGGACA comes from the Candidatus Acidulodesulfobacterium acidiphilum genome and includes:
- the pyrF gene encoding orotidine-5'-phosphate decarboxylase, which encodes MKNSVNFNDKIIIALDYGDLKPVKNLLDKLEGRAFFYKVGFELFTSCGEKSVKFIKERGCKVFLDLKYHDIPNTVYKAVKAAGRLGADIINVHASGGTEMMSAAKKAADEASEDAGRHIDIIAVTVLTSLSDGDINRIFYDYNKDYEEVMQGKGNECRVSKNSASSALAIHLAMLAKISKLDGVVCSGHESSNIKKTFGNDFKTLTPGIRTKTGSGNKITNCANNSKDDQKRVMTPSEAFNAGADYIVIGREITGAADPAYAFDKIYADIKNNVKTQKI